From a single bacterium genomic region:
- a CDS encoding molybdopterin-binding protein, which translates to MRKVRVERAVGMVLAHDVTRIVPGVFKGVGFKRGHVVKQEDIPELVRLGKRSVFVENTGDSRIHEEEAAVRIAAAISGEGIRWTEPKEGKTNLMSEHCGLLRINEKALWRINRSGDIIVSTLKDRFPCKADQMVAATRIIPLSISRKRFEKLEAALKKMGPVVRVLPFKSLRIGAVVTGSEVAQGLVQDGFDEYVGEKIKELGCQLVGKRVVGDDPKWISQAILELVAEGSEVILTTGGLSVDPDDRTRHGIKRAGAKIIFYGSPVLPGAMFLLAKLGKVLVLGLPACVFYHKTTMFDLVFFRILAGEEVTRRDVAQMGHGGLCLNCESCRFPACSFGK; encoded by the coding sequence ATGAGAAAGGTCCGGGTTGAGAGGGCCGTGGGCATGGTGCTGGCCCATGATGTAACAAGGATAGTGCCTGGCGTATTCAAAGGTGTTGGATTCAAGAGGGGCCATGTTGTCAAACAAGAGGATATACCCGAGCTCGTCAGGTTGGGTAAGAGATCTGTATTCGTTGAGAACACTGGAGATTCCAGGATCCACGAGGAGGAAGCGGCTGTTCGAATCGCCGCAGCCATCAGCGGAGAAGGGATCCGTTGGACCGAGCCCAAGGAGGGAAAGACCAACCTCATGAGTGAGCACTGCGGGCTCCTGAGAATAAACGAAAAAGCTCTGTGGAGAATAAACCGCAGTGGTGACATCATAGTTTCGACTCTGAAAGACCGTTTTCCATGCAAGGCAGATCAAATGGTGGCTGCCACGCGCATAATACCCTTGAGCATCTCCCGAAAAAGATTTGAAAAACTGGAAGCTGCTTTGAAAAAGATGGGCCCTGTGGTGAGGGTCTTGCCTTTTAAGAGCCTAAGGATCGGAGCTGTAGTGACAGGCTCAGAGGTGGCTCAGGGGCTGGTTCAGGATGGTTTCGATGAGTATGTGGGTGAAAAGATAAAAGAGCTGGGATGCCAGCTTGTGGGCAAGAGAGTGGTGGGTGATGATCCCAAGTGGATCTCCCAGGCCATCCTGGAACTGGTGGCCGAGGGTTCTGAGGTCATATTGACAACGGGCGGACTTTCCGTGGATCCGGATGACAGGACTCGCCATGGAATCAAACGAGCCGGTGCCAAGATAATTTTCTATGGAAGCCCGGTGCTGCCAGGAGCCATGTTTCTCCTGGCCAAGCTGGGAAAAGTTCTTGTCTTGGGACTTCCAGCCTGTGTCTTTTACCACAAGACAACAATGTTCGATCTGGTTTTCTTTAGGATCCTGGCAGGCGAGGAGGTGACACGCAGGGACGTTGCCCAAATGGGCCACGGCGGGCTCTGTCTTAACTGCGAAAGCTGCAGGTTTCCCGCCTGCTCCTTTGGCAAGTAA
- a CDS encoding NUDIX hydrolase: MNEKTGNSHPKSALRKASTVILVRDNEQGQLEVYLLRRSQQSSFMPGLYVFPGGSLEPWDENPGLPENGWDQPLPKVLERLGQGLTPRQAMAHLLAAIRETFEEVGVLLAEERGWETQSSLSEKFSIQTRRFKDLLLGQDTRLQASRFSTWAHWITPEAMPTRFDTRFYVAIHPYGQICMPDQVETTHGLWIRPMDALLGNYQARIPLSPPALVSLQELSQFRNLKELRIKAWDRGWGSPRVPRALRSPCGPMLLMPWDQDYSSEEPGRGMHNTCIQYANPLEPFSRLIWQDGIWRAVLP, from the coding sequence ATGAATGAGAAAACTGGCAATTCCCATCCCAAATCAGCTCTACGCAAGGCATCCACTGTCATTCTTGTAAGGGATAATGAGCAAGGCCAGTTGGAGGTTTATCTGCTTAGAAGAAGTCAACAGAGCAGCTTCATGCCAGGCCTTTACGTTTTTCCTGGAGGCTCTTTGGAGCCTTGGGATGAGAACCCGGGCCTTCCCGAAAATGGATGGGACCAGCCTCTTCCCAAGGTTTTGGAAAGGTTAGGGCAGGGTCTTACCCCAAGACAAGCCATGGCTCACCTCTTGGCAGCCATCCGTGAAACCTTTGAGGAAGTCGGCGTGCTCTTGGCCGAGGAAAGAGGATGGGAAACACAAAGCAGCCTTTCTGAAAAGTTCTCAATCCAAACCAGGCGTTTCAAAGACTTGCTCTTGGGGCAAGACACCAGACTCCAGGCTTCACGATTCTCTACCTGGGCTCACTGGATAACCCCCGAGGCCATGCCCACGAGATTCGACACCAGGTTCTACGTGGCGATTCATCCATATGGGCAGATCTGCATGCCTGATCAAGTGGAGACAACCCATGGGCTGTGGATAAGACCAATGGATGCGCTTCTGGGTAATTACCAGGCCAGGATACCTCTTAGCCCGCCTGCGCTTGTGAGCCTTCAGGAGTTATCACAGTTCAGGAATCTCAAGGAGTTAAGGATTAAAGCCTGGGACAGGGGATGGGGCTCTCCCAGGGTTCCCAGGGCACTCAGGAGTCCCTGTGGGCCTATGCTGCTAATGCCCTGGGATCAGGATTATTCTTCAGAGGAGCCTGGCCGTGGGATGCACAACACTTGCATCCAGTATGCAAATCCTTTGGAGCCTTTTTCAAGACTCATATGGCAAGATGGAATCTGGCGAGCAGTTCTGCCCTGA
- a CDS encoding radical SAM protein, giving the protein MNSREKRSLLSLYDPCRLCPRHCSVDRLSGQKGFCGEAARLRVAHIEAHFGEEPFFTGVNGSGTVFFSGCSLGCRYCQNYQISRKGMGKSTSVLAVAQRILDLWAVQSIHNVNLVTADHFLPHIIALVHELRERGATLPVIYNSSGYQRPESLRLLEPFVDIYLPDFKYGDAKLAENLSRAGDYPAKALEAIEEMLRQKGFLEVCKDHQDFSRGSSPRIAQKGVLVRHLVLPGQTRNSMDALTMLFIEFGADLPLSLMSQYAPAGNDLPDELGRELWPEEFRQVLEHAMGLGFRRILYQPLIPGLRGRGDRPFVPDFRRKRPFAGNIKASCSRGKRGPFFQEAQGKDFSLKTNPSPGPGTLAKTSTDTA; this is encoded by the coding sequence GTGAACTCCAGGGAAAAACGATCTTTACTTTCCCTCTATGACCCATGCCGATTGTGTCCCCGCCACTGCTCTGTGGACAGGCTTTCGGGGCAGAAGGGTTTTTGCGGGGAGGCTGCTCGCCTTCGCGTTGCGCACATTGAGGCTCATTTCGGAGAGGAGCCTTTTTTCACAGGGGTTAATGGATCTGGCACGGTCTTTTTTTCTGGTTGCTCATTGGGCTGCAGGTACTGCCAAAACTACCAGATTTCCAGAAAAGGAATGGGAAAAAGCACCTCGGTTCTTGCGGTGGCCCAAAGGATCCTTGATTTGTGGGCTGTTCAAAGCATTCACAATGTTAACTTGGTCACAGCTGATCACTTTCTTCCCCACATCATTGCCCTTGTCCATGAGCTTCGAGAAAGGGGGGCTACTCTACCTGTCATCTACAACTCCTCTGGGTACCAAAGACCCGAGTCTCTAAGGCTTCTGGAGCCCTTTGTGGACATTTACCTACCTGACTTCAAGTATGGGGATGCCAAGCTGGCAGAGAACCTCTCTAGGGCTGGGGATTATCCTGCCAAGGCCCTGGAGGCCATTGAGGAGATGCTCAGACAGAAGGGATTTCTGGAGGTTTGCAAGGACCACCAGGACTTTTCCAGAGGCTCATCACCAAGGATCGCCCAAAAAGGAGTCTTGGTACGCCATTTGGTCTTGCCAGGCCAGACCAGAAATTCCATGGATGCCCTAACTATGCTTTTCATTGAATTCGGGGCTGATCTGCCCTTGAGCCTCATGTCCCAATATGCTCCGGCTGGCAATGACTTGCCGGATGAGCTAGGCAGGGAGCTTTGGCCAGAGGAGTTCCGGCAGGTGTTGGAGCATGCAATGGGACTGGGCTTCCGCAGGATTCTCTACCAGCCTCTGATTCCCGGCCTCCGAGGCAGGGGGGATAGACCCTTTGTGCCAGACTTTCGCAGGAAAAGGCCCTTTGCGGGAAACATCAAGGCCTCGTGTTCCAGAGGCAAGAGAGGGCCTTTCTTTCAGGAGGCTCAAGGAAAAGATTTTTCCCTTAAAACGAATCCCTCCCCGGGCCCTGGCACCCTGGCAAAGACCAGCACAGATACGGCTTAA
- a CDS encoding 1-acyl-sn-glycerol-3-phosphate acyltransferase, protein MGRGVQEGMPGLGGMLRRDSQGQGVGGVPPGDAWVPFHRSCLEGNYGPLLRMLMRILFSRVEPVGEQLDHIRELGNLGSVVYVLRSRSDLESLLCHYQCRRKGLPVPLLACDGRLTLFQSLGFCWKRLRARLSQRGGPVEGSLIREAVARRQHLVLYLEDMDAFERRFVSRGVDPFTELLVACEQTGTRVFLVPQIIIWDRARERMGLLLDELLLGSRANPSDLRVLFNFLRFYRKDSHIFHSEPLELGEYLKVQENKNRDLVAASLRKELLERLKRERRVVTGPVVRSRQELLERVLTDERVQQAIQRRSRKKGRSAESVRKEAYRLLKEIAADFDPLFLRFWDWVMSWAVRHLFEGLEVDQEGLRKVREAARRANLVIVSCHRSHMDYMIMGYIFYHNYMYPPLTAAGLNLAFWPMGFLFRKSGAFFIRRDFRGSVLYPVIFSRYLHTILSEGYPIEFFIEGGRSRSGKMVLPKPGFLAMLLEGHRAGACKELAFVPVAISYDRVMEEGAYLRELEGGEKRKESLWEVLRSREVIRRRWGRIWVSFDEPIYLSEFLDRSLRRDGAGTGYSRQHIPDRLGYEIAHRINRVMTVVPTSFAASAVLASGLRGFLFEDVVRIGRLLYWILLRERARLARVMQDPESVERVLWESLEFFQKEGMCRRSKEASEELESEEEIQFELEDRNRRQLDYYKNVILHHFLPYCFVAATVLSAGRSVVSREWILGEVEFLRRFFGQEFVFLPEEDLGERIEKTLEGMVAYGLLWRSGTGYSAPAGRRLELLGLARLIQGYFESYFVVGSSLKHLARRRLSQRIFLWRIRLNGRRLFRSGKVKAAEALSELNYLNAVEFLVHEKILVRQVEGSVREGTYYALSRERRPIHWRRLKRFMGVYRET, encoded by the coding sequence ATGGGAAGAGGGGTGCAGGAAGGTATGCCTGGATTGGGGGGCATGCTCAGAAGGGATTCCCAAGGGCAGGGGGTTGGGGGGGTACCTCCTGGGGACGCATGGGTGCCCTTTCACCGTAGCTGCCTGGAAGGCAATTACGGCCCTCTGCTCAGGATGTTGATGCGAATCCTCTTCTCACGGGTGGAACCCGTGGGAGAGCAGCTGGATCATATTAGAGAGCTGGGTAATCTGGGATCAGTGGTCTATGTCCTGAGGAGCCGCTCTGATCTGGAAAGCCTTCTTTGTCACTATCAGTGTAGGAGAAAAGGCCTGCCTGTCCCGCTTTTGGCCTGTGACGGCAGATTGACCCTTTTTCAGTCCCTGGGTTTTTGTTGGAAGAGACTCAGGGCCAGGCTTTCCCAGAGAGGCGGCCCTGTTGAGGGTAGTCTCATCAGGGAAGCGGTGGCCAGGCGTCAGCATCTGGTGCTTTACCTAGAGGATATGGATGCCTTCGAAAGAAGGTTTGTCAGCAGAGGTGTTGACCCTTTCACAGAACTGCTGGTGGCCTGCGAGCAAACAGGTACTCGGGTGTTTTTGGTGCCGCAGATTATCATTTGGGACCGAGCCCGTGAGAGAATGGGACTGTTGCTGGATGAACTGCTGCTGGGCAGCAGGGCCAACCCTTCGGATCTGAGGGTTCTTTTCAACTTCCTGCGATTCTATAGGAAGGATTCACATATCTTCCACTCCGAGCCACTGGAACTAGGGGAATATTTGAAGGTACAAGAGAACAAAAATAGGGATCTTGTTGCAGCATCCCTCAGGAAGGAACTCCTTGAGAGGCTGAAAAGGGAAAGAAGAGTTGTGACCGGACCGGTGGTGAGATCTCGACAGGAGCTTCTGGAGCGAGTTCTCACAGACGAAAGGGTTCAACAAGCCATACAGAGGAGATCACGCAAGAAGGGCAGGTCAGCGGAGTCTGTCAGGAAAGAGGCTTACCGGCTGCTAAAGGAGATAGCCGCAGACTTTGACCCATTGTTCCTACGCTTCTGGGACTGGGTCATGAGTTGGGCCGTGCGACATCTTTTCGAGGGGTTGGAAGTTGATCAGGAGGGACTGAGAAAGGTTAGGGAGGCAGCCCGAAGAGCCAATCTTGTAATAGTGTCGTGTCATAGGAGCCATATGGACTACATGATCATGGGCTACATCTTTTATCACAACTATATGTATCCTCCCCTGACAGCGGCAGGCTTGAATTTGGCTTTTTGGCCCATGGGTTTTCTCTTTCGAAAATCGGGGGCCTTCTTCATAAGGAGGGATTTCAGGGGCTCGGTGCTGTACCCGGTGATCTTCTCTAGGTATCTTCACACAATTCTGTCAGAGGGCTATCCAATAGAGTTTTTCATCGAAGGGGGCAGGAGTCGCTCGGGTAAGATGGTTCTCCCAAAACCCGGATTCCTGGCAATGCTCCTGGAGGGGCACAGAGCCGGGGCATGTAAAGAATTAGCCTTTGTCCCAGTGGCAATCTCTTATGACAGGGTGATGGAGGAGGGGGCGTACCTGAGGGAGCTGGAGGGTGGGGAGAAACGCAAGGAAAGCCTGTGGGAGGTGCTGCGAAGCAGAGAGGTCATACGCAGAAGATGGGGCCGTATTTGGGTGAGCTTTGATGAGCCCATTTACCTAAGCGAGTTCCTGGATAGAAGCCTTAGGAGAGACGGAGCTGGGACAGGTTACAGCAGGCAGCATATTCCTGATCGCCTGGGCTATGAAATTGCCCATAGGATAAATCGGGTTATGACCGTGGTGCCCACATCCTTTGCTGCCTCGGCGGTGCTTGCCAGTGGTCTGAGGGGATTCCTCTTTGAGGATGTGGTGCGCATAGGAAGGCTACTGTATTGGATTCTGCTGAGGGAAAGGGCCAGGCTGGCTCGGGTGATGCAAGACCCGGAAAGTGTAGAGAGAGTCCTTTGGGAGAGCCTGGAGTTCTTTCAAAAGGAAGGGATGTGTAGAAGGTCCAAAGAGGCGTCCGAAGAGTTGGAATCGGAGGAAGAGATCCAGTTCGAGCTGGAGGATAGAAACAGGAGGCAGTTGGATTACTATAAGAATGTTATACTCCATCACTTCCTGCCTTACTGTTTTGTGGCTGCCACGGTTCTGTCGGCTGGCAGGTCTGTGGTGTCCAGGGAGTGGATTCTGGGTGAGGTGGAATTTTTGAGGAGATTTTTTGGGCAGGAATTTGTTTTCTTGCCTGAAGAGGATCTGGGGGAGAGGATAGAGAAGACCCTGGAGGGCATGGTGGCTTACGGTCTTCTTTGGCGTTCGGGTACGGGATACAGCGCTCCGGCTGGGAGGCGCTTGGAGCTATTGGGTTTGGCGCGGCTCATACAGGGATACTTCGAATCATATTTCGTAGTGGGATCTTCCTTGAAGCACCTGGCTCGAAGAAGGCTTTCCCAGAGGATTTTTCTGTGGCGCATCAGGTTAAATGGCAGGAGGCTGTTTCGAAGCGGAAAGGTGAAGGCGGCCGAGGCGCTTTCTGAGCTAAACTATCTGAACGCGGTCGAGTTTTTGGTTCATGAGAAGATACTGGTTAGGCAGGTGGAAGGAAGCGTAAGGGAAGGCACATATTATGCCCTGAGCCGGGAGAGGCGTCCCATTCACTGGCGTAGATTGAAGAGGTTCATGGGTGTATACAGGGAGACTTGA
- a CDS encoding ParB/RepB/Spo0J family partition protein — MPSIREKLADKKTKLSSPRHGPVEEHPADPNHFPEGMFLHIPVEEIQPNPDQPRQYFDPDSLQELAESIKERGVLQPVLVRRGKGGEIVLVAGERRLRAARMAGLERIPAMITCGNEAEIALIENLQREDLRPVEEAEALWRMVQEHGYTHEQLARVIGKARTTVTETLSLVRLPEEIREECRRADSYPRRLLVEIAKLPTQEEMIRLFSKVKEKSIKSEGVRDITRGRDKPRGTGSRLVKQIRALTKRLEKTQMERIHEQEKAEILRALRRLKAVLEDVLF, encoded by the coding sequence ATGCCTTCCATCAGGGAAAAACTAGCAGACAAGAAGACCAAGCTGTCCTCACCACGCCATGGTCCTGTGGAGGAGCATCCAGCAGACCCCAACCACTTTCCCGAGGGCATGTTCCTGCACATTCCAGTGGAGGAGATCCAGCCCAATCCGGATCAGCCAAGGCAATATTTCGATCCTGATTCATTGCAGGAGCTGGCTGAGTCAATAAAGGAAAGGGGGGTGTTGCAACCTGTACTGGTTCGCAGGGGAAAGGGGGGAGAGATAGTTCTGGTGGCAGGGGAGAGAAGACTCCGTGCTGCCCGAATGGCCGGGCTCGAGAGAATCCCAGCCATGATCACCTGCGGAAATGAGGCTGAGATAGCTCTGATAGAGAATCTGCAAAGGGAGGATTTGAGGCCGGTTGAGGAGGCCGAGGCGCTGTGGCGTATGGTGCAGGAGCATGGGTATACCCACGAGCAGCTAGCCAGGGTTATTGGAAAGGCTCGGACCACTGTGACGGAGACGTTGAGCCTGGTTCGACTTCCGGAGGAGATTAGAGAGGAATGTCGGCGCGCCGACTCTTACCCTCGCCGCCTGCTGGTGGAGATCGCAAAGCTGCCCACTCAGGAGGAAATGATTAGGCTTTTTAGTAAAGTAAAAGAAAAGAGCATAAAAAGCGAGGGCGTGAGGGACATCACCAGGGGCAGAGACAAGCCTAGGGGGACAGGCTCCAGGCTGGTAAAGCAGATAAGGGCTCTTACCAAACGATTGGAGAAGACGCAAATGGAAAGGATACATGAACAGGAAAAGGCTGAAATCTTAAGGGCACTGAGGAGATTGAAGGCTGTGTTGGAAGATGTGCTCTTCTGA
- a CDS encoding 3-hydroxyacyl-CoA dehydrogenase family protein — MLIDQVRTIAVVGAGNMGHQISVLCAIKGFRTFCTDINSDVLAKARSFAETYLPAQVSKGKISQEQARLAMENLTFTAELSTAVSQADYVIEAVVEVLEVKRKLFAELDRLAPPHAILATNSSYIVSSKIADVTARQDKVLNLHFFNPALVMKLVEVVQGPHVSEETASLSVQLSQKLDKVPVWIRKEVDGFLLNRIIRAIRQEALWLLEMGVASYEDIDKACVYGAGHPMGPFRLMDLTGIDLHYTMAMERFRTTGNPADLPCPSIVEKFLKGEYGQKTGKGWYDYTKS; from the coding sequence ATGCTCATCGACCAGGTAAGGACCATTGCGGTAGTGGGAGCTGGCAACATGGGTCACCAGATTTCTGTCCTGTGCGCCATTAAAGGTTTCCGGACCTTTTGCACGGACATAAATTCCGATGTGCTGGCCAAGGCTCGTTCTTTTGCCGAGACATATCTACCGGCGCAGGTGAGCAAGGGAAAGATATCGCAGGAGCAGGCTCGCCTGGCCATGGAGAATCTGACCTTCACTGCAGAGTTGTCCACAGCAGTCAGCCAGGCCGATTACGTCATCGAGGCTGTAGTGGAGGTCCTGGAAGTAAAGAGAAAGCTATTTGCAGAACTGGACAGACTTGCCCCGCCTCATGCAATCCTGGCCACCAACAGCTCCTATATAGTGAGTTCAAAGATAGCCGATGTCACTGCCAGACAAGACAAGGTCCTGAACCTGCATTTCTTTAACCCTGCCCTTGTGATGAAGTTGGTAGAGGTGGTACAGGGGCCCCATGTGTCCGAGGAAACGGCTAGTCTTTCGGTCCAGCTCTCCCAAAAGCTTGACAAGGTGCCAGTGTGGATCCGCAAGGAGGTTGATGGTTTTCTCCTAAACAGAATAATACGAGCCATCAGACAGGAGGCCCTCTGGTTGCTGGAGATGGGTGTGGCCTCCTATGAAGACATCGACAAGGCCTGCGTGTATGGAGCAGGGCATCCCATGGGCCCCTTCCGCCTCATGGATTTAACCGGAATTGATCTGCATTACACCATGGCCATGGAGCGTTTCAGAACTACAGGCAACCCGGCTGATCTGCCATGCCCCAGTATAGTGGAGAAGTTTTTGAAGGGTGAATATGGCCAGAAGACCGGAAAGGGCTGGTACGATTACACCAAGTCCTGA
- a CDS encoding ParA family protein: protein MPKVIAITNQKGGVGKTTTAINFSCGLSKKGKRVLLVDLDPQAHATIGLGVEPGSFQKAIHDVLVNKRAMEEVVLSTRFSGLFLAPSHIRLDRAEQQLIPEMYRESILERSLQGLDYDFIVIDCRPTLGILTVNALKACDFIIVPCEIARYSLEGFADLMDTIATVKSADGFDIGERVRILLTKYDSRKSVSIEWVIQQLEPFRHMLFQTRIRQNEALNQAHMAMEPIFQFKPNSFGAEDYWQLTEEFLNQCLPSGKN, encoded by the coding sequence ATGCCTAAGGTGATTGCCATCACAAACCAGAAGGGTGGAGTGGGGAAGACCACCACAGCCATAAATTTCTCTTGTGGTCTCTCCAAGAAGGGCAAGAGGGTTCTGTTAGTGGACCTGGATCCCCAGGCTCATGCCACCATAGGACTGGGGGTAGAGCCAGGCAGCTTTCAGAAGGCGATCCATGACGTGCTTGTGAACAAGAGGGCCATGGAGGAAGTTGTTTTGAGCACCAGGTTCTCCGGGCTCTTCCTGGCTCCGTCTCATATCAGACTGGATAGGGCAGAGCAGCAGCTCATACCCGAGATGTATCGTGAGAGCATACTGGAGCGGTCTCTACAAGGATTGGATTATGACTTCATTGTCATAGATTGCAGACCCACACTTGGTATCCTGACAGTGAACGCTCTGAAGGCGTGTGATTTCATAATAGTGCCCTGCGAGATTGCCCGTTACTCGCTGGAAGGGTTTGCCGATTTGATGGATACCATAGCGACAGTCAAGAGTGCGGATGGGTTTGATATCGGAGAGCGGGTGCGGATACTGTTGACAAAGTATGATTCCCGAAAAAGCGTGTCAATTGAGTGGGTCATACAACAGCTGGAGCCCTTCCGACACATGCTATTTCAAACCAGAATCAGACAGAACGAGGCCCTGAATCAGGCCCACATGGCCATGGAGCCCATCTTCCAGTTCAAGCCCAACAGCTTTGGGGCCGAAGACTACTGGCAGCTCACAGAGGAATTCCTAAACCAATGCCTTCCATCAGGGAAAAACTAG
- a CDS encoding peptidylprolyl isomerase, with product MLRKVVLAVLLAWICAWGVSMGKEQKGQGTSGDVPKVVAKVNGKAISGEQYQKLFRQMESSKETGAQPDAAPSDPKAMKEQVLERLITVEVLSQKADQLKIQAEPKELDEKIQEIQESLGGEQAMREALQSHGLSMEELRADIKRSMGIQKLLEREVFDKVTVDQGEVKGFYDSNPQVFQVPEQVRARHIIVRVKEGASDAEKKQAKELIEKAAERIKKGESFEEVAKQVSQDGSAQRGGDLGYFSRGQMVPEFEKAAFSLEKGKLSPVVETKFGYHLIKLEDRREARKLEFQEVQPKITEFLRQKKGEEQLKLYVDSLRGQAKIERINF from the coding sequence ATGCTTAGAAAGGTTGTCTTGGCGGTATTACTGGCGTGGATATGCGCATGGGGGGTTTCCATGGGGAAAGAGCAGAAGGGGCAGGGGACATCTGGGGATGTCCCAAAGGTGGTGGCCAAGGTCAATGGTAAGGCCATCAGCGGGGAGCAATATCAGAAGCTTTTCAGACAGATGGAAAGCTCCAAAGAAACAGGGGCACAGCCTGATGCGGCCCCCTCAGATCCCAAGGCCATGAAGGAGCAGGTTCTGGAGCGCTTGATCACAGTAGAGGTTCTTTCTCAGAAGGCCGATCAGCTCAAGATCCAGGCCGAACCCAAGGAACTGGATGAGAAGATCCAGGAGATCCAAGAAAGCCTGGGTGGGGAGCAGGCCATGAGGGAGGCACTTCAGTCCCATGGGCTGAGCATGGAGGAATTAAGGGCGGACATAAAACGTTCCATGGGAATTCAAAAACTCCTGGAACGTGAGGTGTTCGATAAGGTCACCGTGGACCAAGGAGAGGTAAAGGGATTTTACGACTCCAATCCCCAGGTTTTCCAGGTACCAGAACAGGTCAGGGCCCGCCACATAATAGTTAGGGTCAAGGAAGGGGCCAGCGATGCAGAAAAAAAACAGGCCAAGGAACTCATTGAAAAAGCGGCAGAAAGGATCAAAAAAGGCGAGAGCTTCGAAGAGGTAGCCAAGCAGGTGTCCCAAGACGGATCAGCCCAGAGAGGGGGCGATCTTGGTTACTTCAGCCGGGGCCAGATGGTGCCTGAGTTCGAAAAAGCTGCCTTTTCCCTGGAAAAGGGCAAGTTGAGCCCAGTGGTAGAGACCAAGTTCGGATATCACCTCATAAAATTGGAAGATCGAAGAGAGGCTCGCAAGCTGGAGTTCCAGGAAGTACAGCCCAAGATAACGGAGTTTCTTAGACAGAAAAAAGGCGAGGAACAGCTAAAGCTTTACGTGGACAGTCTAAGGGGACAAGCCAAAATAGAGAGAATCAATTTTTGA
- a CDS encoding nicotinate phosphoribosyltransferase — MEHLFNMALLTDLYQLTMVGGYVQQGKKEQWANFDYFFRKVPDEGGYCVLAGLADLIDYLQNLKFSQGELAYLESLGLFPKTVLDYLESFKFTGDLWAIPEGTVVFPHEPLIRVRAPLPQAQLMETALLNIMNFQTLIATKAARVCWAANGAPVVDFGLRRAHGPNGGLMASRAAYIGGVEGTSNVLAGKLHGIPVRGTHAHSWVESFPSELEAFRAYARVYPHACLLLVDTYDTLRSGVPNAIKVASELAAQGYRLKGIRLDSGDLAYLSKEARRMLDEAGFSDAVIVASSDLDEWLVESLRRQGARIDIWGVGTRLVTSYSSPALGGVYKLTALDEDGKRMVPKIKRSDNPDKITNPGVKKVVRMYDSSGQMRGDVIFLEEERLPRGMSFRAHHPVFPHVSKSYPEHFQMEELLVAVFRKGKLVYKSPEVSQIRENTLGNLAKLDPAYKRFHNPHVYHVSLSSRLYRVKQTLLKRALGV, encoded by the coding sequence ATGGAGCATTTGTTCAACATGGCTTTGCTCACGGACCTTTATCAGCTCACCATGGTTGGAGGGTATGTTCAACAAGGGAAAAAGGAGCAATGGGCCAACTTCGACTACTTCTTCCGAAAAGTGCCGGATGAGGGTGGATACTGTGTGCTGGCGGGTCTAGCTGACCTCATAGATTATTTGCAAAATCTTAAATTTAGCCAGGGGGAATTGGCTTACCTGGAAAGCCTTGGGCTTTTTCCCAAGACCGTATTGGACTATCTGGAGTCCTTCAAGTTCACTGGAGATCTTTGGGCTATCCCCGAGGGCACTGTGGTATTCCCCCACGAGCCCCTCATCCGCGTGAGAGCCCCTTTGCCCCAGGCCCAACTGATGGAAACAGCCTTGCTCAACATCATGAACTTCCAGACTCTCATAGCCACCAAGGCTGCAAGGGTCTGCTGGGCAGCAAACGGGGCACCGGTGGTAGACTTCGGCCTTCGAAGAGCCCACGGACCCAACGGCGGACTCATGGCCTCCAGGGCTGCCTATATTGGGGGCGTGGAAGGCACGTCCAATGTGCTTGCGGGAAAATTGCATGGAATCCCGGTCAGGGGCACCCACGCCCATTCCTGGGTGGAGAGCTTTCCCTCTGAGCTGGAGGCCTTTCGCGCATATGCAAGGGTATACCCCCATGCTTGTTTGCTTTTGGTGGACACATACGACACCCTCAGAAGCGGAGTTCCCAATGCCATAAAAGTGGCTTCGGAGCTGGCAGCACAGGGCTACAGGCTCAAAGGCATACGATTGGACAGTGGAGACCTGGCCTATCTGAGCAAAGAGGCCCGTCGAATGTTGGATGAAGCCGGCTTTTCTGATGCGGTCATAGTGGCATCCAGTGATCTGGACGAGTGGTTGGTGGAAAGCCTGAGGCGCCAAGGAGCCAGGATAGATATCTGGGGTGTGGGCACCAGACTGGTAACTTCTTACAGCAGCCCTGCGCTGGGAGGAGTATACAAGCTCACGGCCCTGGATGAAGATGGCAAACGCATGGTTCCAAAGATCAAGCGTTCAGACAATCCCGATAAGATAACCAACCCCGGGGTTAAAAAGGTGGTTAGAATGTACGATTCTTCAGGTCAGATGAGGGGTGATGTTATTTTCTTGGAGGAAGAGAGGCTGCCCCGGGGAATGAGTTTCAGGGCACACCATCCTGTATTCCCTCATGTATCCAAGAGCTATCCAGAGCACTTCCAAATGGAGGAACTACTGGTTGCTGTTTTCAGAAAAGGGAAACTGGTGTACAAAAGCCCTGAAGTATCTCAGATTCGTGAGAACACCCTCGGTAACCTGGCCAAGTTAGATCCCGCGTACAAGAGATTCCATAATCCCCATGTGTACCATGTGAGCCTAAGCTCTAGGCTCTACAGGGTCAAACAGACGCTTCTGAAAAGGGCCCTGGGCGTTTGA